A stretch of Calditrichota bacterium DNA encodes these proteins:
- a CDS encoding DUF885 domain-containing protein has product MKKSLRCRLQKLVFFFILIGLTLPQCSKFFANRKVDRLFSDYLVWFERHFPVEASNRGLRDSDGWLPDFSPDSVAVAIRQLREFSRRIDEIKPNSLSPNQRSTRQILQRQIRLHLFELEHWKRWQIDANFYVQKMQDAVFPLSILLTDSTEQYAKPLIRRLELLPKLMKQLKKNVADFSATDQEVAVKRAVDLEKWIGFELRSQLRDHFQKADTTARLIAVVNDSLLKLIRFLDGKAVADSSRLAPFKKSDFQNYLKISLDDSVSLPQLRAQLAIELKKMKGEMFRLAKEHFEERNKDIAAIDTVRLIRLFDNAIKNEMLRRDQIENFIRNFDGYTRRFIPDIANLNISVNYPLQFKWEKLKGENPFQLIWRETIFTAPLRPIFIARLSAVNGNRDLFAQLSILRRYNKAAFKQRYLTEILPVHYFNWENAAPEMVLAARVFPDQIAAESWPYFFARYLIKRGFSGYDRGVKFMLIKKITSMIICAYSELSIYLDDWQEKQMLRFLSDNKDFSDETISEMKFKIYSQPAHDLKILIGLEKFQKLYLLHQSLLREQYHPSNFFEKILKQGPVPISIIQKKLQSKKE; this is encoded by the coding sequence GTGAAAAAAAGTTTGCGTTGCCGTTTGCAAAAGCTTGTTTTTTTCTTTATTCTCATTGGTTTGACTTTGCCGCAATGCAGTAAGTTTTTTGCCAATCGCAAAGTAGATCGGCTTTTTTCCGATTACCTTGTCTGGTTTGAGCGCCATTTCCCGGTCGAAGCTTCCAACCGCGGCTTGCGCGATTCGGATGGCTGGCTGCCGGATTTTTCCCCGGATAGCGTGGCAGTGGCTATTCGCCAGCTCAGAGAATTCTCTCGCCGCATCGATGAGATTAAGCCGAACTCACTCAGCCCAAACCAGCGTAGCACCCGCCAAATTTTGCAGAGACAAATCCGATTACATCTTTTTGAACTGGAGCATTGGAAACGCTGGCAAATTGACGCGAATTTTTACGTGCAAAAGATGCAAGACGCCGTCTTTCCGCTCTCGATCTTGCTCACTGATTCCACTGAACAGTACGCTAAACCGCTCATTCGGCGGCTGGAGCTTTTGCCGAAATTAATGAAGCAACTGAAAAAAAACGTCGCAGATTTTTCGGCGACAGATCAGGAAGTTGCTGTTAAACGCGCCGTGGATTTGGAAAAATGGATTGGCTTTGAACTTCGCTCCCAGTTGAGAGATCATTTTCAAAAAGCCGATACCACGGCGCGACTAATTGCCGTGGTCAATGATTCTTTATTAAAATTAATCAGATTTCTGGACGGCAAAGCGGTCGCGGATTCCAGCCGACTGGCGCCATTCAAGAAAAGCGATTTTCAAAATTATTTAAAAATCTCTCTTGACGACAGCGTGTCATTGCCCCAATTACGCGCCCAGTTGGCAATCGAGCTAAAAAAAATGAAAGGAGAAATGTTTCGCCTGGCAAAGGAGCATTTTGAGGAGCGGAATAAAGATATCGCAGCGATCGACACAGTCCGACTCATTCGTCTTTTTGATAATGCAATTAAGAACGAGATGCTGCGTCGCGATCAAATAGAAAACTTTATTCGAAACTTTGATGGCTATACGCGACGTTTCATTCCTGATATTGCCAATTTGAATATCAGCGTGAACTATCCGTTGCAATTCAAGTGGGAGAAGTTGAAAGGCGAAAATCCATTCCAGCTCATCTGGCGCGAAACTATTTTCACCGCGCCGCTCCGGCCGATTTTCATCGCCAGATTGAGCGCAGTCAACGGAAACAGGGATTTGTTCGCGCAATTATCGATCTTGCGGCGCTACAACAAAGCGGCTTTCAAACAGCGCTATTTGACGGAAATACTTCCCGTGCACTATTTCAATTGGGAAAATGCTGCGCCGGAAATGGTTCTGGCGGCGCGCGTTTTTCCCGATCAAATTGCCGCGGAAAGCTGGCCTTATTTTTTTGCCAGATATTTGATCAAGCGCGGTTTCAGCGGCTACGACCGAGGGGTTAAATTTATGTTAATCAAAAAGATAACGTCGATGATTATTTGCGCTTATTCCGAGTTGAGTATTTACTTAGACGATTGGCAGGAAAAACAGATGCTGCGTTTTTTAAGTGACAATAAAGATTTTTCCGATGAAACGATATCTGAAATGAAATTTAAAATTTACAGCCAGCCAGCGCACGATTTGAAAATTTTGATCGGATTGGAGAAATTTCAAAAATTGTATCTTCTGCACCAATCTTTACTCAGGGAGCAATATCATCCGTCTAATTTTTTTGAAAAAATATTGAAACAGGGACCTGTTCCAATTTCAATAATCCAGAAAAAATTGCAGAGCAAAAAAGAATAA
- a CDS encoding threonylcarbamoyl-AMP synthase: MIYEINPDNPQPRLIAKVVDGLKKGSVISYPTDTVYGIGCDIFEKKAIDRVRQIKGKAHKDPLSFICPDLKDISNYAHVSNRAYRVMRHLLPGAYTFILRATRLVPKLMVSKRKTVGIRVPDNNICLSLLKELGHPIVSTSASFSEVDIFTDAQEIDIRLGHILEIIIDGGELGTESSTVIDLTNDDNFVVVRQGKGDASSFVR; the protein is encoded by the coding sequence ATTATTTATGAAATTAATCCGGATAACCCTCAACCGCGACTGATCGCTAAAGTTGTTGATGGCTTGAAAAAGGGAAGCGTAATCAGTTATCCCACGGATACAGTTTACGGAATTGGTTGCGATATTTTCGAAAAAAAGGCAATAGACCGCGTGCGTCAAATTAAAGGAAAAGCGCACAAAGACCCGTTGAGCTTCATTTGCCCGGATTTAAAAGATATTAGCAATTATGCCCATGTCTCCAACCGCGCCTATCGCGTGATGCGACATCTTTTGCCGGGCGCTTACACTTTTATTTTGCGCGCCACTCGCCTGGTGCCCAAATTAATGGTGAGTAAAAGAAAAACCGTCGGCATTCGCGTGCCTGACAACAATATTTGCCTGTCTCTTTTGAAGGAATTAGGACATCCGATAGTGAGCACCAGCGCCAGCTTTAGCGAGGTCGATATTTTCACGGATGCCCAGGAAATTGATATCAGACTCGGTCACATTTTGGAAATCATCATCGACGGGGGAGAGTTAGGAACAGAATCTTCCACTGTGATCGATCTGACAAATGATGACAATTTTGTTGTTGTGCGCCAGGGCAAGGGAGACGCGAGCAGCTTTGTCCGATAA